Part of the Oligoflexia bacterium genome is shown below.
TACATTTATAAGAACCATCACGCAAAATGGTGCATCGATCAGAAGCAAGTGCATCGGCAGTAACGGTAGAGCTAAGTGTTTTTGGTCGCTCGCTCAGACGATAGGCGATACATTCTTTAAGCCTTTCATTCTTGTCACAATATAATCGTTTTTTCTTTAGACACAGATCGTATTTTAAAACCTCTGTAGGAATAGACATATCAATTGGGCGTTTGCAAATCGGTATGGTGGCAGTACTTGGTTTGGTTTCAGCGAAGGCTGAATTCATCATAGAAAATATAATCAGATATACGAAAGTCCACATTGGCATCTTCCTTAGAGCATGGTCGAGCTCACTTAGTTCTGTCAACGGCCTTGTCTGAAAGGGCCATTACCGTTAGCCTAATAGTATGCCAGCTTTTCGAAGAGTCCTGATTTTGATTTTTCTCATGCTATTTGCGGCAAGTGCCTTTGCCCGCGATGAGCTTATTGAAACGGCAGAAAAACTTTATCGCTCAGGAAGAGTTCCAGAAGCAAAGCGCATGATTGCCAATTTCATTACCAATAATGAAACGGCAAAAGGGTATGTCGAAATAGGGCATCTTTATTCACGAATGCGTAAATGGCCAGAGGCGGTTCATTATTTAAGTATTGCAACAACACGAGAACCAAAAGATGCACAGATTTGGTACGAGTTGGGTTTGGCCCAACATCAAAATAAAAATGTGGATGAATCAATTGAAAGTATCAGGCGATCAATAAGTTTGAATCCTAAAAAGTCACATTCGGTTTTTGCACTTGGTGAAATTCTTGAGTATGCCCATGACCGTTATGAAGCGCGGCAAATATATATTGCTGCAATTAAAAAATTAGGTAACCAAGCAGCAATTCGGGCCAAACTTTGTTGGGTGAATTATCAAGATTCATTTTTTGCTGAAACTATTCGGCAATGTTCAAAAGCGGTTGAATTAAATCCAAAAGATGATGTGTCTTGGGGCCTACTTGGAAAAACATATTTTGACAGCCAGGTAAGAGATAAGGCTTTTAAGACTTTTAAAAAGGGTTTAAGTTTAAATCCAAACTCTGCACCCATTCACCGTGCACGTGGGCTTGTATATTTTGAAGAAAAAAGTTGGGAGCAAGCCGCAGTCGATTTGGGAAAAGCTTTTGGAATTGATCCCCTTGACGATGAAGCCGGTGTTTATTTAGCGCGCGCACTCTTTGAAACCGGTAGTTATGAACATGCACTTCCTATTTTTTCTGAAGCTTGCCGGTTGAATCGATCTTATCGATTTGATTTTTTAGCCAAGCAAAGAGATCTCATGAGAAAAAATTTAGACGAAATAGCAAGTAGGTATCAAGAGGTTTTAGACACCTTATGATTTTGCGGCTAATTTTTTAAGCTCTTCAAGTGAGATGATTTGAACACCAAGGTCTTGAGCTTTTGTGAGTTTTGAGCCTGCGTCTTCACCACATAAGAGATAATTTGTTTTCTTACTTACTGATGAACTCACGGTTCCCCCGTGAGCTTCGATAAAATCTTTTGCCTCATCACGAGACATTTCACCAAGTGAACCCGTGATTACAAAGGTCAGGTTTTCAAGTGTGGATTTTTGCTGAGTGGTTGAGTTGCTTTTTTCAGCGGCGGCTAATGTAACGCCTTGTTTTAATATGGCGCGCATCTCTTGAGAAAAAGTTTTTGACTTAATACTTTTAAGAATGCTCTGGGCAACTTTTTCACCCACCTCTTCTACATCGAGAAGTTCTTCTTCTGATGCGCTTAAAAAGTTTTCAAGATTTTTAAAGTGACGAGATAAAAGTTTTGCGGTTTGCTCTCCAACAAATCGAATTCCCATTGCATAGATGAGGCGCGCAAGGGTTGATGATTTAGAGCGATCAATACTCTCTAAAAGATTTTGGATAGATTTATCCCCCTGTCTTGGAAGGGTTTCTAATTTTTCTTTATCAAGGCGATAGAGATCAGAAAATGTTTTTACCAAGTTATTATCCACAAGTGCATCGACGATTTTATCACCTAGTTTTTCAACATTTAAAGCTCTGCGGCTTACAAAATGTTTCAGTGATTCTTTAAGCCTAGCTTCGCAAAGTAAATTCTCACAGCGAAGTACCGCTTCCCCCTCTGGTTTGACAGCCTCTACACCACAAGCGGGGCATTTTAACGGAAGTTTAAATGGTTTACTTTCACGAGGTCTTTTATCTAAGTCGACACTTACAATTTCAGGAATAACATCACCCGCTCTTTGAATAACAACGGTGTCACCCACACGCACATCTTTTCGATCTATCTCATCTTGATTATGAAGTGTGGCATTTGTAATGGTCACGCCACCCACAGTTACCGGGTGCATAATGGCAACCGGTGTGAGGGCTCCGGTTCTTCCAACTTGCACATCGATTTTTTCAATAACTGTTTTGGCTTGATCGGGCGGATATTTGGCCGCCGCTGCCCAGCGTGGGCTTCTTGCTATAAAACCTAAATCTCTTTGAAGATTAAGATCATCAACTTTAATTACAATGCCGTCGATATCGTACTCAAGTGCGTGGCGTTTTTTCTGAAGTGATTCATAATATTTAATAACTTCTTCAGCACCCTCACATGTTTTACCTAAAGGATTAACTGGAATGCCCCACTCAAGAATAAGTTTTTCTAAGGACTCATGTTTTGATGGTTTTTCTTTTGCAGCCTTTCCCCATTCGATGGTTCCAAAACCGTAAAAATATGCTCGCAGTGGTCGTGAAGCTGCGATTTTAGGATTGAGTTGGCGAATACTTCCAGCTGCCGCGTTTCGTGGATTCGCAAAGGGCTCATCACCATCTTCAACTTGTTGAGTGTTGAGATCTGCAAAATCTTTTTTAAATAATAAAATTTCGCCTCTGACCTCTAAAATTTGTGGTGGGTTTTTTGTTCGAAGTCTTAGTGGAATAGTTTTAATAGTGCGAACATTTGCAGTCACCTCTTCACCTGTGACGCCATCACCGCGCGTAAGTGCTTGAACCAACACGCCGTCTTCGTAAATAACTTCTATGGCAAGGCCATCAAGTTTTGGTTCAGCTAAATAAATGATTTTTTTCTCAGCGGGTGCATCTAAAACTTTAAGTACTCTTTGGTCAAAGTCTCTAATCTCTTCAGCTGAATATGTATTTGAAAGTGAAAGCATGGGTTGTCTGTGTGCAACTTTTTTAAACTGACTTAAGGGTTTGCCGCCAATTCGTTGAACCGGGCTATCAATACTTTTTAGCGTGGGGTAGAGCTCTTCAAGTTTTTCTAAAGCTTTTAGTAATTGATCGTATTCAAAGTCAGAAATCACGGGTCTATCGAGTGTGTGATATTTATAGTTGTGATCATCAAGATCTGAGGCTAACTGCTCCATAAGCTTTTGTGCGTCTTCGTTATGCTTCTTTGGAGTGCACTCCAAAGAAGTAATTTTTTTCAGAACTTCTTTTGAAGTCATTTGTTTTGTGGACATGCTCACCAAATAACCCAACTCTTATATTTAATCCACATTTCCCACACATTACACCGCGCGTTAAAAGCAGAAGGTGATTGATTAGATCTCTGTTTTCTTCTAGTTTCTAGTGTTCGTTTTTAAAACAAGTGCGTCGATTACAAAAAGTAACGGCGTACCTAATTGGAGGTTTTTTGTATGTCGTTGTCCGAAGAAACAATTAAAAAAATTGCTGATTTGGCGCGGTTAGAGCTTACT
Proteins encoded:
- a CDS encoding tetratricopeptide repeat protein, giving the protein MPAFRRVLILIFLMLFAASAFARDELIETAEKLYRSGRVPEAKRMIANFITNNETAKGYVEIGHLYSRMRKWPEAVHYLSIATTREPKDAQIWYELGLAQHQNKNVDESIESIRRSISLNPKKSHSVFALGEILEYAHDRYEARQIYIAAIKKLGNQAAIRAKLCWVNYQDSFFAETIRQCSKAVELNPKDDVSWGLLGKTYFDSQVRDKAFKTFKKGLSLNPNSAPIHRARGLVYFEEKSWEQAAVDLGKAFGIDPLDDEAGVYLARALFETGSYEHALPIFSEACRLNRSYRFDFLAKQRDLMRKNLDEIASRYQEVLDTL
- the ligA gene encoding NAD-dependent DNA ligase LigA; the encoded protein is MSTKQMTSKEVLKKITSLECTPKKHNEDAQKLMEQLASDLDDHNYKYHTLDRPVISDFEYDQLLKALEKLEELYPTLKSIDSPVQRIGGKPLSQFKKVAHRQPMLSLSNTYSAEEIRDFDQRVLKVLDAPAEKKIIYLAEPKLDGLAIEVIYEDGVLVQALTRGDGVTGEEVTANVRTIKTIPLRLRTKNPPQILEVRGEILLFKKDFADLNTQQVEDGDEPFANPRNAAAGSIRQLNPKIAASRPLRAYFYGFGTIEWGKAAKEKPSKHESLEKLILEWGIPVNPLGKTCEGAEEVIKYYESLQKKRHALEYDIDGIVIKVDDLNLQRDLGFIARSPRWAAAAKYPPDQAKTVIEKIDVQVGRTGALTPVAIMHPVTVGGVTITNATLHNQDEIDRKDVRVGDTVVIQRAGDVIPEIVSVDLDKRPRESKPFKLPLKCPACGVEAVKPEGEAVLRCENLLCEARLKESLKHFVSRRALNVEKLGDKIVDALVDNNLVKTFSDLYRLDKEKLETLPRQGDKSIQNLLESIDRSKSSTLARLIYAMGIRFVGEQTAKLLSRHFKNLENFLSASEEELLDVEEVGEKVAQSILKSIKSKTFSQEMRAILKQGVTLAAAEKSNSTTQQKSTLENLTFVITGSLGEMSRDEAKDFIEAHGGTVSSSVSKKTNYLLCGEDAGSKLTKAQDLGVQIISLEELKKLAAKS